The genomic DNA ttcctctctctgtgtgtctgtggcaCTGAttcctctctgtgtgtctgtggcaCTGAttcctctctgtgtgtctgtggcactgattcctctctctgtgtgtctgtgacaCTGAttcctctctgtgtgtgtctgtggcacTGATTCCTCTCTATGTGTGTCTGTGGCACTGAttcctctctctgtgtgtctgtggcaCTGATTCCTCTCTATGTGTGTCTGTGGCACTGATTCCTCTCTCTATGTGTCTGTGGCACTGAttcctctctctgtgtgtctgtggcaCTGATTCCTCTCTATATGTGTCTGTGGCACTGATTCCTCTCTCTATGTGTCTGTGGCACTGATTCCTTTCTGTGTGTGTGGCACTGATTCCTCTCTGTGTTCTGTCTGAAGGGTGTCAGAGCTTTGCCAAGGTGCTGGAGACATTCACAGTGGGCAGAGCCATGCTGGGGGAGATCCTGTCTGCCTTCGAGTTCATGGATGAGAAGTGCATGGAACTGGTTCAGAGATACCTCAAGTTGTCCAGCCCAGTGGCAGGTACTGGTGTgactggtgctgcaggaggaggtgtTGTACCCTGCCTGGGGGTTTGCAGCTTAGTCCCACATGCATGTGGCTGTGATGTGTCAGTGTGTGACCATCCCTCATAGGTTTTGTACCCAGCATTCCGTTCCAAACACATTCTGTGGCTGTCTCTGAAGGTCAGGCTTGTTACTTCTACTTGTGCCCACCAAACTGGGAAGCAGTGactgggggaagggaggagcaCAGAAGTGCCCCAGAGCTGAGAGGCTGCCAGCTGAGCTGCCCCTCTGCCTGGCACCAGACAGTCTGGGCACAGAGTGACCCATGAGACATGCCAAGCTTGGAGAGAGCTCCAGACCCTGCCAAGCTCCTGTGCTTTTACCCCACAACACCTGCTTATTGTGCTCTGTCTCACTTCCAGGCAGCCCTTTTTATGTGTTGATTGAAACTTCAGGCTCCAACTCGACCCATGATGAAGAGAAACTGAGCAACTTCCTAGAAGAGGCCACAGCTTCTGGTCTGGCCACTGATGGAACTGTGGCAACAGATGAGAGGAGGATAAAGGCAAGTCATTCTTTCCTCTTGCATGATCCCTGTGACGTGGTTCCCTGCTTGGagctgtggttttggtgtggaaATGGCCACACTGGGACTTGATCCCTGAGTGCCCTGGTAGCTTGTGTGGCAGATTGAGTAAGAATGCTAAGGGAGAACCCTTAGCACTGCTGACTCATGCCAGAGTGTTTGGGGTTTCAGTGGTGGTTTCCCCTTTTGAAACAGATCAGAGTAAGGAATGACATCTTTCAGGGGTTGCTGGGGTAGCACCTAAACTGCCTGGGAACTACCAAAGCTGAGTTGTCAGGGAGGCCAGGGATGAGCCAAGTCCTGCaggccagcagtgctgcagccagagccTGCTGGTGTCTCTGTGGGAAGGATTTGTCTCTGCCCAGCCTTTTATAGTGACCCATgttcctgccagccccagtTCCCAAAGAAACCCTTGCAGTTGAGTGGAGGGGGCACATCCCCACTCCCTGGGAACCCTAAACAGCTCTGGAGAGGATACCCATGCCTGTGTCCTCTCTATCCCTGCCACTGCCACCTGTCCTGTGTCCTTtctgccctggcactgcccccTGCCCTGTGTCCTCTCTATCCCTGACACTGCCCCCTGTCCTgtgtccttcctgccctggcactgcccccTCACTGCCCAGTGCTGCCAGGTTGCTGCCTcgcagcagcagctgtaccATGCAGGGAGTCCCTGCTGCGTGCCCTGCGTGCCTGTGGGCAGGGTGCCCGTGGGGCAGCGGTGTCACCGGCCTTTCTGTGccccagcaggagctgtgggcgCTGCGGGAGCGGATCACTGAGGCCCTGATGCACGAGGGCTGCGTCTACAAGTACGACGTGGCCCTGCCCCTGGGGAGACTCTACGAGCTGGTCACGGCCGCCAGGGCTCGGCTGGGCCCCGGTGCCAGCAGCGTGCTGGGCTATGGTCACCTGGGTGAGTCGCCCTCAACACGGCATCCTCCACAGAGggccctgcccagcctggggcCACAGGGCTCAGGGCAACAGGGTGAAGTAGCCCAAGGGCAAATGCAACACCAagcccagtgcccagccctggagggatcccaaaggcgtggggctgaggtgctgagggccgtgggtcagtgctgggctgggcagggcgagatcagggctgggactgcaacagcttccagggctttaacaacccaaacaGTTCATGATTGCacctgctggggaaggaggtgATTGCTCTCTGTGCTCCAGGGTTTGCTGTGCAGCTTCCCAGTAGTTTTAGATGGAGAAGCAGAGactgaacagctgagagctgtcaGAAGAGGGAGCACGGGGGAGTTTCGTTGCTGTCGGACTGGATCCCATGTGTGGATGCAGGTTGCTGGCTAGCCAGCCCCCAGCATGGCCATTCGTATCCTCTTGCTCTATCCTTTCTGTTCAAGGATGTAGGTTGTTTAATTGGACTGTTAATTTCATTAATGTGCTTGGACACATGGGGTAGGGGAGCACTTCCCTGTCCAAAGTGGTTCTTTGGTTTGGAATTTAGTTCTGTGTGAGCCATtaggagaggggagagaggcaCAGATGGGCTGTGGCTTGTCAGAGTGCTGGGAGCCTGGTTGGTGTTACAAGCAGGTCAGTTGCTttagcagagctgtgctggtcAGGTGATgattaaaaagagagaaggctCTTCAGCAGACTTGATTTGAGAGATAGTGCAGGACAATTTTGTGTAAGCAGGGCTGGCTCTGGTAGCTCTTGGCATGGAGGActgagctgtgtgctgcagggtTTGCTGGGATGCTCCCAGGGACAAGGGGCAGGCTGTGTTTCTCTGTGTGCTTTGCCTCTGAGCACTCAGTGACTGTGTCTCATCAGACAGGCAagaggcaaaaggagaacaTGCTCTGCCTGCTGACACCGTGCCAAAGTGCATCTAGGACACTGCACAGACACAATGGGGAGAGAGAAAGTGATGAAGGGCTGTCTTCAAATCTAATGACCATTGTGAAATACCACTGGAGAGGCCCGTGCTGTGccatctctgtgctgtgccatctctgtgctgtgccatCTCTGTGCTATTCTGTACTGTGccatctctgtgctgtgctgtgccaccTCTGTGCCGTGCCATATCATCTCTGTGCCATGCCACCTCTGAGCTGTGCCATCTCATCTAGGGGAGGCACACACCAATTAACAGAGCAGGGCTGTTGGAGGTTTAGAGTGGCAGAGGTGAGGGTTTGCAGGTGTGTGCACTCACAGCAGCTGCTCACGAGCTGTGCCGCGGGCGCCAGGCGCCGTGTGAGCGGCCGCGGCTGGGGGCGGTGCACTCGCGCCCCTCGGCACACAGACTGACAGCGGGCACGGGGAGGAGGCAGCGagggctggctgtggcagggacaCCGAGGTCTCCCACACACACCTCTGCAACGTGTCCTTGCAGGAGACGGGAACTTGCACCTGAATATCACGGCCGAGTCGTACAGCCGCGCCCTGCAGGATGCCATCGAGCCCTTCGTGTACGAGTGGACCGCGAGCTGCGGCGGCAGCGTCAGCGCCGAGCACGGGCTGGGCTTCAAGAAGAAGCAGTTCATGCACTACAGCAAGCCCCAGCAGGCAATCTCTGTCATGCGGCGCTTCAAGGCCATGTTTGACCCCAAAGGCATCCTCAACCCCTACAAGACGCTGCCCTCCAGCCCCTGAGAGCTGCACgggctgggacagcagcagggcCGGCGTCTGCCCCGGCAGCGGCACCTCAGAGGCACGAGCAAAGCCCGGCCCAGGCTGACGCTGTGGGATGGGAAAGCCCTGGGGGGGATCAACTGGGCCAAAAGTGAAGCTGCAGTTGATTGAGAGGAGTTGTCTGAATGTAACAGTGTTCCCTAAGTCAGCATCAGCCTGACAGCACTGATGACACCCGGCTACAGACAAGATACTGGAGCTGAAGAGCAGTGACCATGCTGGTGCACAAGTGCAGGTGAGAGGATGCTACATCTGCCTGAGTGCaaagggctgctgctgagccaggggcaggagctctCTGAGGACAGAGGAAGGGACAAAACGACCACAGActgagatgctgctgttggACCAAGCCCCCGcaaggcaggagggagctgggagccgGGTGTCACGGCCCAGCGATTGATTTCTTGGTTCAGGTCTGTTCCAGCTCCAGCTGTAATAAAGCCACTTTGTGCACAACCTCAAATCCAACCTCTCCTTTACAGCCGAGGGCTGAGATTGGGTCCAGCCATACCTGGGCTCTGAGGATCCAGCCTGAAGCACAGGACTCTGCGGGAGAAGCCCCAGGGAAGCTGCCAGAGCAGCCGGTGCGGCCGCACGAGCGCTGGGAGCAGCGCTGGGCCCTGCAGCGGAGAGGGACAGGAAGGTCCCAGAGGGCATCCAGAGGGCAGCTGAGCTGGAAGACATGTCCCTTATGGACATGAAGGGTGGCTGGGGCCTTTGGCTTTGTCTGGCTTGGagagaaggaggctgaggggtgacctcgtGGCTCTCTGCAGCCGCCTGAGGAGGGGACGTggagagggagatgctgggagATGCTTCTCCCTGGGatccagagctggatgtgtgGGAGATGCCTCTCCCTGGGgtccagagctggatgtgtgGGAGATGCTTCTCCCAGGGgtccagagctggatgtgtgGGAGATGCCTCTCCCTGGGgtccagagctggatgtgtgGGAGATGCTTCTCCtaggggtccagaactggatgTGTGGGAGATGCCTCTTCCTGGGatccagagctggatgtgtgGGAGACGCCTCTCCCTGGGatccagagctggatgtgtgGGAGATGCTTCTCCCAGGGgtccagagctggatgtgtgGGAGATGCCTCTCCCTGGGgtccagagctggatgtgtgGGAGATGCTTCTCCcaggggtccagaactggatgTGTGGGAGATGCCTCTTCCTGGGatccagagctggatgtgtgGGAGGTGCTGGGAGATGCTTCTCCCTGGGgtccagagctggatgtgtgGGAGATGCCTCTCCCTGGGatccagagctggatgtgtgGGAGGTGCTGGGAGATGCTTCTCCCTGGGatccagagctggatgtgtgGGAGATGCTTCTCCCAGGAgtccagagctggatgtgtgGGAGATGCCTCTCCCTGGGgtccagagctggatgtgtgGGAGATGCTTCTCCCTGGGatccagagctggatgtgtgGGAGATGCCTCTTCCTGGGatccagagctggatgtgtgGGAGGTGCTGGGAGATGCTTCTCCCTGGGgtccagagctggatgtgtgGGAGATGCCTCTCCCTGGGgtccagagctggatgtgtgGGAGATGCTTCTCCCAGGGgtccagagctggatgtgtgGGAGATGCCTCTCCCTGGGgtccagagctggatgtgtgGGAGATGCTTCTCCcaggggtccagaactggatgTGTGGGAGATGCTTCTCCtaggggtccagaactggatgTGTGGGAGATGCCTCTTCCTGGGatccagagctggatgtgtgGGAGACGCCTCTCCCTGGGatccagagctggatgtgtgGGAGATGCTTCTCCCAGGGgtccagagctggatgtgtgGGAGATGCCTCTCCCTGGGgtccagagctggatgtgtgGGAGATGCTTCTCCcaggggtccagaactggatgTGTGGGAGATGCCTCTTCCTGGGatccagagctggatgtgtgGGAGGTGCTGGGAGATGCTTCTCCCTGGGgtccagagctggatgtgtgGGAGATGCCTCTCCCTGGGatccagagctggatgtgtgGGAGGTGCTGGGAGATGCTTCTCCCTGGGatccagagctggatgtgtgGGAGATGCTTCTCCC from Colius striatus isolate bColStr4 chromosome 12, bColStr4.1.hap1, whole genome shotgun sequence includes the following:
- the D2HGDH gene encoding D-2-hydroxyglutarate dehydrogenase, mitochondrial isoform X2, which gives rise to MLKPQTTAEVSQILRYCHERNLAVNPQGGNTGLVGGSVPVFDEIILSTLLMNKIISFDKVSGILVCQAGCILERLSECLEEQGFVMPLDLGAKGSCHIGGNVATNAGGLRLLRYGSLRGTVLGLEVVLADGSVLDCLASLRKDNTGYDLKQLFIGSEGTLGVITAVSILCPQKPKAVNVAFLGCQSFAKVLETFTVGRAMLGEILSAFEFMDEKCMELVQRYLKLSSPVAGSPFYVLIETSGSNSTHDEEKLSNFLEEATASGLATDGTVATDERRIKELWALRERITEALMHEGCVYKYDVALPLGRLYELVTAARARLGPGASSVLGYGHLGDGNLHLNITAESYSRALQDAIEPFVYEWTASCGGSVSAEHGLGFKKKQFMHYSKPQQAISVMRRFKAMFDPKGILNPYKTLPSSP